The genomic window GGAGCACACGGCCCTAAAGAAATTTATGTTTTTCTAATCGACTCTTCAGGCAAAGGACAGTGAACGAGAACTGGGTTAAAATTTATTCCACCACCGAGGTTCATACCGCCGAACTTATAAAAGCCCTGTTGCTTGACCATGATATTTTATGCGTGATCGTGAACACACAGGATTCGCTATAT from Bacteroidota bacterium includes these protein-coding regions:
- a CDS encoding DUF2007 domain-containing protein; the protein is MNENWVKIYSTTEVHTAELIKALLLDHDILCVIVNTQDSLYKSIGDAGLYVERDNVIKAKYIIDNNFTVN